The genomic DNA ATAGAAATAGAagagctagctagctgctgCAGTTAGCATCCTTCCTCTCAGCGGTGATACGATCTGATCCCAGTACACATCCCAGGAGCTGAGCCACTGTTCCCACTGGAAGATGTAAAcacgtgtgtgtggttggtgAGGAGACAACAGAGGGTTCGTGTTCGGACGCCATTTTGAGTTGGACAGCAGGCTGGAGGCCTATCTATGTGCTGTATGTCTACACACGCCTCAGCTACAGGTTTATCATGAACCAGCCAAGACCAGTGCATCAATACACAAGACCACTGGTGCAGAGTTACTAAATACATGTACTCAAGTACTTTGAGGCAGGCCTAGTTGTGTAACAGTATTTTTTAATGTAGTTTGTATTTCCACACATTGATGGAAAGTAGCTGAATACATTTAccagtttgtattttttatttataccaattaaaaacaaactcattTAACCTTTAACCATTTACAGAGTATAattagaaatgaaataaaattaaagaaacaatCCCAATTTGTCCCATAGCAATGAAACATTAATACTACAGTATAATCACCAGATGGTATTATTGCATCACGTCATCATAGTGGGGACCTCAAGCTCCTGATGTTTTTACaagctgtaaaatataaattgatTCGTATTCCAAATTCATCAGGTGATCCAGTTCGGTGTCTTCATGACGTCTCTGGCTCGAGAGGCTGTCGAGAAGATCTGTCAACTTTTCCACGAATGTTCGTCCCTGCTGCGTTTGGAGGTACGTCACTCGACCGGAGGAagaaactgatttgatttctgATATTGTGTCTTTAATACTTTAACAGTCCCATAAATAGAATTTAGTAGAAGGTTAAAATACTATAACATTGAGAAAATCTGCTGTCACTGTTCAAACAGCATAAAGGAACGTTTGACATATTGAAATAGGTGTTGGACAATATAGATACACAAATTTTTTCTTGAATCCAATTTAAAAAGCGGTTCTGTTCTTTCTGTTCTGAAGGTGTCACAGGGCGTGGCAGAGATCGAGGAGCTGAGGCGTCGGCTGGAGGTGGCGGAGACGGAGCTGAAGCTGGTGCTGGAGGGCAGCAGAGGCcaaaaggaggtggaggagctgactGAAGGGGgcgacagagagaaggaggacaggaggacaccGAACAACGGAGCAGAAGGAGAAACGGTGCAGACGAGCCACCGCTCGGGGAGAAAGAGCCGCCGAGGTGAGGACTCTGTAATTAATCATGactaaaaacaaatgacaagaATTGCAAACTTAAAGAAGAGTAACTTGTTTCAATTCCTGAACATACGTTTGTATTTCTTTACACTGGTATCCACTTTTTCTTTTACCCATTACACCTGCATCTGatttatggaggaccatacatgacttaagtataaataattaaatgaataaatgaagaagtaaatacataaataaataaataaataaatattattttttattgggaaatcgataaaaaaataaatgaattcatgtggacataaatacagaagtaaatgaATCAATGTGTGAAACTTATTCCCACATTTATTCcaacttttaattatttcaacatttatttcattcaacATTTAAGTGTCCTTATataaatgaggtaggaggtcccaaactcagtctcgagcaggattggtcaactgagctataagcagctgctcagtgactttgtaaaacagtggaaacagtgaaaacagcgagtttctctggtcacatctgctcagagatcagctgcttcttgcgcagagcagaagctgcagctggtttgtaccgagctggactttctgtttcctcctcctctctgctcgctccttgtgctcagtagaacacgagacgtgacgctcacagtcaggattactgacaccttaatcatcccaataaaaaacaacctgaactaaccctctgaacttgaactagttcattttaagtgtgaaccggctcaacactgcaaacagctactggacaccagtcagctttgaaaggcagaagtagtaggactggatcatcacactcctgtgaccaatcctgcatgagactgcggttaggcccgcctttctcattggCATAAACATACAGAAatgagggaataaataaatggggaaatatatttaagacatttatttagacatttttgttgttattaacgtatttatttatttatttctgtattcatttctgtatttaaatttgtattcatttatttatctctgtatttatttatacatttatttatttatttatttatacttaagtcatgtatggtcctccatactgaTTGGCTTAGCTTCACATAAATTAACTGGAAACAAATAGCCTGTCTCTGTCCAACTGACTGAAAACAGGTTCACTTTTCTCTATATATCtccttgatttatttattttatttcacagccGTGACGACTTGTGAGACCGGAGTGAAACGGTCTCCGATTCTTCACCTGTGGAAAGGCCGAACGTACGAGGTAAATAAGTTCCCACCTTGTCTCACACAGATGTTGTTCCTCTGTTGAGGCTCAACAGGAAGATTCTATGTATAAAGGCCTCATTTAATCGTGAAGGCTTTGAACATGGGGGtcaactcacagacacacaaactgagaaGGGCTGAAGGcgtgcttttttattttttattcagtttgtaCAAAATCTGTCCGTATCTCattgttgtgtcttttctcaGGAAAGTGTCCAGCTGGTTATAATAAAAGAGGAAGGATTGGAGGCGGTCACTGACCAGACGTCTCCAGATTCTGCTCAGTGTGTCGAGGAAGCAGGACAGAACGATGGTGACGATCCAGACTACCAGGTAGATATCATGGATACAAtggttttgtgttatttctctACATGTaaggttttaatattttgtaCTGTTCTTTTCCCTTGCTTGTCTCTGTAGATATGTTAAGATGTCAACATACATGTACAGTTTAGAGTGATTGCTTAAATGGCCATAATGTGTTAATGAAGATGGTCAGTCTGAGTTAAGTATTTATTGAACCACCACTGTTAGTATGATATCTGCCTTATGGACCAAGCATCAAGCCACCATGAGCAAAGCAAAGACAAGGAAACAAATGAacactttgtctttttcttttgtcagttGGAGCCAGAAGATCTGGATGAAGGTGAGCCAGGATCCACCACGAGACCTAAACGTGTCCTCAAGCCCAAGTTCCAGCGAGGGCGAGCGAATAAAGAGAGTCAGAGTTCCAACCAGAAGcctctgagctgcagacacTGCAGGAAAACCTTCAccaagctgctgcagctcaaagcTCACCAGGCCGTCCACGGGGCCAACGCAGAGAAACCCTTCCTCTGTTCTCAGTGTGGCAGAGGCTTCTCATTCCAGCGCAGCCTCACCGCACACACGCTGCTCCACACAGGTGAGACTCAGCCATACAAACAAAGAAAGGTCACTACACCTGCAGAGTAGGCTGAtaattctctgtgtttctcatgTTTATTGGTTCAGCTGTTACAATACTCCTTTGTCTGCGTCTACAGGTGAGAGACCACATACCTGTGATGTTTGTGGGAAGGGTTTCACcctgaagcagctgctgaggaaccACCAGCGACTCCACGCTGAGGTCAGGCCGTTTCGCTGTGAGCAGTGCGGGAAGAGCTTCTACCGAGCCCACGGCCTGAAGATGCACCATATGGTCCACACAGGAGAGCGGGCCTACATATGCCAGTACTGCAACAAGAGCTTCACCATACAAGGTAACCTGCAGCGACACCTGCGCATACACACAGGGGAAAAGCCGTTCAGGTGCGACACTTGTGGCAAAAGCTTCAACCAGGCCGACACTCTGAAAGGCCACCAGCGGATACACACCGGTGAGCGTCCCTTCAGCTGCGACACCTGCGGAAAGTGCTTCATCCAGAAGAGTGCCTTGAAGATGCACCAGAAGACCTCCCACTCAGGGAAGAACTCCCTGGCCTGCGTGGCCTGTGGCATGACAGTGGCCTGTGTGGACTCACTACGCAAACACCTCCAGACGCATGCAGCAACTATTCCATGCACATGTGTGCTCTGTGACCAGCGTCTCAGCTCCATCACAGACCTGCGCtcgcaccagcagcaccacacagtggACAGGCCTCACAGCTGTGGGCTCTGTGGGAAGAGCTTCAAGTCGTCCAGTTACCTGAAGATTCACATGAAGACGCACAGCGGAGAGAGGCCGTTCTCCTGCGACATCTGTGGTCGTATGTTTACACAGCACAGCAGCCTTAAATCACATCAGGTAGGTTTACACTGACGATTACATCATATTCTTCTGCCAAAAGCTTCCTCAGAGTTTCAGTTGGAGACTAGAAcgtctaaatgtgtgtgtagaatGTGTCTGGGATAGTGGTGGAGGTTCGCACTTAAACTTTCCTCCTACTCAATAATTTATGTGGATGCACAGTGTGTATGTTTTATAATCTTTTGATAATAAAGAATCGGTTGAAGATTGGAATGATGTGTTTCCTCAAAACGCTCGACCTGATGCTGGATtattaaattaagtttaaacctgagtaaatacagaaaataagcAACAGACTGACTTCTGATCTCTCCCCTTCTAAGGTGGTCCACACCGGAGAAAAGCCGTTCAGCTGCGACACATGCGGCAAATGTTTCAGCAACACAGGAAACCTGCACCGTCACCAGCGCATCCACACGGGGGAGAAGCCGTTCAGCTGTGACACGTGTGGACGCAGCTTCAACCAGGGCAACAGCCTGAAGGCCCACCTGCAGATCCACACCGGGGAGAAGCAGTTCATGTGCGACAAGTGTGGGAAGAGCTTCTCCTACCTGAGGAACCTCAAGGACCACAAGTGTTTCTACGTCTGATAGAGGAGACGCCTGCCCTGGTTGTGGAGCTGATGGCGTAAACTTCCTTTTGACTGATAAACAAGTGGATGGATGATTTGGGGGGAAACTGAATGATTTTGGTGTGATTTTCAGATTTGATTTGGTTTTGTCCTCAAGGAAAGTTATGTGGACATTGCAGTGAGGAgcttagactgtatataaagatgtgactgctccaaaaagtgaagccaaatcatcttgatcacctcctggtggccggctgcagtatagttcATAAACACTGTCGTCTCCCTTTCTGTGGAAGGACATGGACCGAACTGAAAAGTCAATGTACACTTTTTTCTCACACATGATCGTTTCAGGTGGTTCTTATCACACGGATGTGTAAGTGTAATGTTTTTAGTAAAacatgatgattgacagctgagttgACCCATTAGTTAACACAAGAAGTGGACAGTGTGTGTAGTCCACCACTTTTTGAGTTGTGATACTGAAAAACTAAGATTTAAAAGCAACATACACATGGAAACATACACATAATAATCCTAAAGTCATCGAATGAAATGCTGATAACCTACAAGAGTTtgttttaaagggatagttcatcctAAATAGAAAATACTAACTGtccttttaaattaaatgaatggaCTAACCTCTTATTTCTGTACAGAGTAGCAGAGTTAATGtgaattttatatttttgtaccAATGTCTGATATAATTAATAAGCTCTTATTTTTTGAGGGATGAGTTTGTTGTCCACAGGATCTAAATCTTAAAGCCCAGAGTTCATTGTGGcgaaatgatttaaaatgtgttttcatgactTTCAGTGACCTGGTTTTGCTTGAGTGGAGTTAGCAtgaacaaacaacattttattacatttaactTTTTCCAGGATGCATAACCTTTTAAACCACCTTAATTCAATAGTCTACATAACAACGTTTAAACCAACCTCAAggtctgtctttttttaatactcaataaaaacaaattcagatgATAAATCCTTTTTATTGTGAGGAGAATGTGCTGATTGAGAAAGTACAAAATcagataaaacatctgtaacttTTCCTGGTGAGTGTATTCGTCAGCTTTGTGACTGTCACTCAAATTGATTAACTCTGAAATTGAAAACTTTTGCATTTTGCTGTCTTGTATGTATATGTCTATATCTCCTTTACACAGTTATATTGTCAAAATCTTTCATGTGTAGTTATTCTCTCTGGGGCTGAACCAACTCACACCTACATGTGCAGGTGGCTGAAGGAGTGTCTGTCGAGAGGGACCGGGGCTTTATTCTGAAAAACCCGACCCGGAAGAAGAAGCTGTGTTCCGGTGTTGTGAGCGGTCCGTGTTTATGTTGTGTTCGGATCGAATCGGATCCTCAGAACTTCCCGGTCATAGATATAAATAAAGCCTAAATGTTTTACGGCTTAGTCTAGAACATCATCacaggcggccatcttgccacagGTACCCGAGGTAAGGTCAGTGATCTGCACAAACGCTAACACTCTTATCTAGCTGAAATCTTGACCGATTTACACGTAGTTTGGTTTCTTACAAACGTTATTAACGTGGTTATAATTTTGGATGCTTGAACATGTTGAAATCCCAGCTTTTCTCTACGAAAAACGACTTAATCGTGCAGCTTAGTTGTGTATTACGGCTAGGCTACTACCCAGTAACTTAACATCAATGGGAGAGGTAgaattgttctttcttttcaatATAACTTAAGTTGCACATGATTTCCAATCGGGTTGGTTTGTTAAAAACTTTTAACGTTATGATTTCTACAGGAAGTTGCTGACTTTATTGCCCGTGAAGACatagatatatttataaagGTTAGATATCTTCCGGCGTAGTCTAGAACGTCATCacaggcggccatcttgccacagGTACACGAGGTTAGGTCAGTCATCTGCACAAACGCTAACAATCGTATCTCGATGAAATCTTGACGGATTTACAAATGGTTTGGTTTCTTACAAACGTTATTAACGTGGTTAGAATTctggatgattgaagatgttgAAATCACAGCTTTTCTCTTCGAAAAATTACTTAATTGTGCAGCATTTATGGGAGAGGCAgaattgttctttcttttcaatATTACTTAAGTTGTACATGATTTAACTGAAGTTTCACATGATTTCCGATCGGGTTGGTTTGTTAAAAACATCTTACATTATGATTTCTACAGGAAACTGCTGACTTTATTGCTAGTGAAGATGCCATCCTTTTGTGCAGCCTACGGATGCTCCAATACCCGTTCTCTGGAAACGAGAGCCAGTGGGATCACCTTTCACCAGTAGGATATTAcaattttatgatttatttttggaTAATCGTTAGTTACTCAGTGGAAGTATGTACAGGAACAGCAGGGCTATGACATAATAGTATTGCTAGATTGTTGTTGACACAAGGCTTTTTAGAATATGTTTGTTTACACAATCACTGAATGTTTCTTTTGGAcacctttttattgtttttagtgTGGTTATCTTATTCTTAATgtacatacatgcatgcatgcatacatacaaacaaatacatacaaataccCCCAAAATATGATAATCTAGGTGCGTATTTGTGTCCTTAATGTAAATGCAAATACGGATTGTAAATGTTGacaattatttatatatctggGTACATTATTCACTTTTTTAAGGTTTCCCAAAAccggcgagaggaggaggatgtgggaGGTTGCCCTAAGAAGAGAGCATTTTGCTGCCTCTGACCGTACAATGCTCTGCAGTGAGCACTTCAGGAGAGAGGACTTTGACAGGACGGGGCAGACTGTCCGGCTTAGAGATGGTGTTGTGCCAACCATTTTCAACtttccagctcatcttcaaACGGTATGTGTATCATTGACCAACAATAATTTAAGGTATATAAGATTGATGTATCAATATAAATATGTGaattaaatgtcacattttagttttttgtttctgcaaGTTATATAATGTGTTGTTTATTACAGCACATTTTAGACATTCAAAACTTCTTTACTGTTTATTTTAGTCAGAAGCAACAAGAAGCACTACCACTTCTAGGAGGGCGGATGACAACCTGCCATTGGACTTGATGCCTgatgttgtgagtatttgccTGTGGAATGTCACAAACTAATGAGAGCATCATATGGCTTGTTATATTATATCCTTTATCTTGGTGGTACCTAGAAAGGTCTATGATGGTGTTAGTAGTCTAAGAGACCAATATTATTTGAGGTGGTACTCGGtgtaaaaagtttgaaaaccaCTGGCTATCTCACTTTCTCTGTCACTGGAATGTATAAACATACGTGAACATTGAAACTACACCCAGGGGTAGACAACCTTTACATTTTTGTCCAGAgccacaaaacatatttttgcctTATAAGTGGAGGAGCCTATACAAATTTCATAAAAgtatgctgttgtgttttctgttggagAATTGGAGAACCTAAAAATGTATTCAGGCTCACAGAATTGAAAAGTGAAGATTGAATTGTTGAAAAAGTAAGttattaatttctgttttactattatttatatatttgtttattttgccaAAACAACAGGGAGCCACTGGAGAGAGGAGATTGAGGCGCAAGCGGCAGGTCGTTGACCACTTGTATGCATTGCCTGCTTCCCCTGAGGCTAGAAAGGCCAAACTTCAAGAAGCCTCAGCGAGAGTGGGGAAACGATATCTATGGAATCACCAGCTCGGATCCTCAGAACGTTCCGGTCCCGTCAAGAAGTCACAGGCCGGATCGAGCCGCTGCAGCCGAGCCGCCATGTTGGACCCGGAGCCGCGGCTGGACGCCATTTTGGAGATAATGGTCAAAGCGACTGTGTCAGAAATGAGCAAAGTTACGGATGAGAGCAGTGACGTCTGCTCGGAGGAGAAggtcagtgtgttgttgtttacgttgttgttgttgtcgctCCTGCTGACGTGCCCTCCCACCCAGCAGCTGATCATAGAAATAGAagagctagctagctgctgAAGTTAGCATCCTTCCTCTCAGCGGTGATACAATCTGATCCCAGTACAGATCCCAGGAGCTGAGCCACTGTTCCCACTGGGAGATGTAAAcacgtgtgtgtggttggtgAGGAGACAACAGAGGGTCCGTGTTCAGACGCCATTTTGAGTTGGATAGGCCGGAGGCCTATCTATGTGCTGTATGTCTACACACGCCTCAACTACAGGTTTATCATGAACCAGCCAAGACCAGTGCATCAATACACAAGACCACTGGTGCagaataactaaatacatgtacTCAAGTACTTTGAGGCAGGCCTACTTGTGTAATAGTATGTTTTAATAGTAGTTTGTATTTCCACACTTTGATGGAAAGTAGCTGAATACATTTACtagtttgtattttttatttgaaccaatttaaaacaaattaatttaacttttaaccATTTACACAGTATACTAAGACATGTAATTTAAGAAACTATCGCAATTGGCCCAATAGCAATGAGACATTATTAGTACAGTATAATCATAATATTGTATTATTGCATCACGTCATCATAGTGGGGACCTCAAGCTCCTGATGTTTTTACAAGctgtaaaatataaagtgaTTCGTATTCCAAATTCATCAGGTGATCCAGTTCGGTGTCTTCATGACGTCTCTGGCTCGAGAGGCTGTCGAGAAGATCTGTGAACTTTTCCACGAATGTTCGTCCCTGCTGCGTTTTGAGGTACATCACTCAACCGGAGGAagaaactgatttgatttctgATATTGTGTCTTTAATACTTTAACACTCCCATAAATAGAATTTAGTAGAAGGTTAAAATATTATAACATTGACAGAATCAGCTGTCACTGTTCAAAAAGCAGTTCTGTTCTTTCTGTTCTGAAGGTGTCACAGGGCGTGGCCGAGATGGAGGAGCTGAGGCGTCGGCTGGAGGTGGCGAAGACGGAGCTGAAGCTGGTGCTGGAGGGCAGCAGAGGCcaaaaggaggtggaggagctgacaGAAGGGGgcgacagagagaaggaggacaggaggacaccGAACAACGGAGCAGAAGGAGAAACGGTTCAGACGAGCCACCGCTCGGGGAGAAAGAGCCGCCGAGGTGAGGACTCTGTAATTAATCATGactaaaaacaaatgacaagaATTGCAAACGTAAAGAAGAGTAACTGGTTTAAATTCCTGAATACACGTTTGTATTTCTTTACACTgg from Limanda limanda chromosome 6, fLimLim1.1, whole genome shotgun sequence includes the following:
- the LOC133003535 gene encoding gastrula zinc finger protein XlCGF26.1-like; the encoded protein is MSDPEPRLDAMLEIMVKATVTEMSKVTDESSDVCSEEKVIQFGVFMTSLAREAVEKICQLFHECSSLLRLEVSQGVAEIEELRRRLEVAETELKLVLEGSRGQKEVEELTEGGDREKEDRRTPNNGAEGETVQTSHRSGRKSRRAVTTCETGVKRSPILHLWKGRTYEESVQLVIIKEEGLEAVTDQTSPDSAQCVEEAGQNDGDDPDYQLEPEDLDEGEPGSTTRPKRVLKPKFQRGRANKESQSSNQKPLSCRHCRKTFTKLLQLKAHQAVHGANAEKPFLCSQCGRGFSFQRSLTAHTLLHTGERPHTCDVCGKGFTLKQLLRNHQRLHAEVRPFRCEQCGKSFYRAHGLKMHHMVHTGERAYICQYCNKSFTIQGNLQRHLRIHTGEKPFRCDTCGKSFNQADTLKGHQRIHTGERPFSCDTCGKCFIQKSALKMHQKTSHSGKNSLACVACGMTVACVDSLRKHLQTHAATIPCTCVLCDQRLSSITDLRSHQQHHTVDRPHSCGLCGKSFKSSSYLKIHMKTHSGERPFSCDICGRMFTQHSSLKSHQVVHTGEKPFSCDTCGKCFSNTGNLHRHQRIHTGEKPFSCDTCGRSFNQGNSLKAHLQIHTGEKQFMCDKCGKSFSYLRNLKDHKCFYV